The Achromobacter deleyi genome has a window encoding:
- a CDS encoding LPS-assembly protein LptD, giving the protein MRKVRWLILSAVSVAAGAVQAQGSQGAAASASSATPIPELRTSPGLRIHRLPDDSIPAYMEADSIAGDPDSDLTLTGSAQVRRIDSVIKGDLINYRKDTGEVDVQGNARMMRDGTLVTGPNAKFNVDKYSGEIEKPNFWMGASGGFAVAEHADIFSKSQMRMHTVTYSGCPCPEPSWYIKAKTVDIDFDENEGVARNGVLYFKDVPILASPYLTFPVKRERKSGFLIPTYGTTSQGGFDISLPYYLNLAPNYDMTVQPRYFSKRGLQLGAEFRYLGNGYAGTLNGTYLPDDHVTSEDRWMYWWRHQQTFSHGFYADWDIAKVSDDNYFRDISQLGLNQASTTYLPQRGRVGWASNYWSAYAQVYKYQTLQDPDAPLVPPYDKLPELYLRGARYDWGGFDVDWTSSAVRFSMPDFGSANRYPDGDRLQSYPTVSYPIVRPGWFIIPKAGVNYTQYQTKWYGVDTLGLNGGSADGLPRSQSRTVPIMSVDAGLIFERDTTLFGKSSTQTLEPRLYYLRVPYRDQSKLPVFDTSLADFSFSQAFEENIYTGGWDRIANANQLTAALTTRWLDANTGFERMSLGVAQRLYFEDQKVTLPNETPRENVRSDFLVGASAALTDSLSTDVAAQYNPYDNNWSRGLVSARWSPQRLTTIALAYRYQRDPQPGVYYQPQGQNQVSLAVQWPFSKRWYGVGRVDYSLRSGPSSTVANTTDSPRVTQAIAGLEYKGDCCWVGRMVYQRYAVSAADTNSALFFQLELTGLGSLGTDPMSLLNRSIPGYTRITPPVPAGTTFERYE; this is encoded by the coding sequence GTGCGCAAGGTTCGGTGGTTGATCCTCTCTGCTGTCAGCGTCGCCGCCGGAGCCGTTCAGGCTCAAGGTAGCCAGGGCGCCGCTGCTTCCGCGTCGTCGGCCACGCCTATCCCCGAACTGCGGACTTCTCCCGGCTTGCGGATACACCGGCTGCCGGACGACAGCATCCCCGCCTATATGGAAGCGGACAGCATCGCGGGCGATCCCGATTCCGACCTGACCCTGACCGGCAGCGCGCAAGTGCGCCGCATCGACAGCGTGATCAAGGGCGACCTGATCAACTACCGCAAGGATACCGGCGAAGTCGACGTCCAGGGCAACGCGCGCATGATGCGCGATGGCACGCTGGTGACGGGGCCGAACGCCAAGTTCAATGTGGACAAGTATTCGGGCGAGATCGAAAAGCCGAATTTCTGGATGGGCGCCTCGGGCGGCTTTGCCGTCGCCGAGCATGCGGACATCTTCAGCAAGTCGCAGATGCGGATGCATACGGTCACGTACAGCGGGTGTCCCTGCCCGGAGCCGTCCTGGTACATCAAGGCCAAGACGGTCGACATAGATTTCGACGAAAACGAAGGCGTGGCGCGCAATGGCGTGCTGTACTTCAAGGACGTGCCGATCCTGGCATCGCCCTACCTGACCTTTCCGGTCAAGAGAGAGCGCAAGTCCGGCTTCCTGATACCGACCTATGGCACGACCAGCCAGGGTGGTTTCGACATATCGCTGCCGTACTACCTGAACCTGGCGCCCAATTACGACATGACGGTGCAGCCCCGCTACTTCTCCAAGCGGGGCCTGCAGTTGGGCGCGGAATTCCGTTATCTGGGAAATGGCTACGCCGGCACCCTGAACGGCACATACCTGCCCGATGACCACGTCACCAGCGAAGACCGCTGGATGTACTGGTGGCGCCACCAGCAGACGTTCTCCCATGGTTTCTACGCCGATTGGGATATCGCCAAGGTCTCGGACGACAATTACTTCCGGGACATTTCGCAGCTGGGCCTGAACCAGGCGTCCACCACCTACCTGCCGCAACGCGGCCGGGTGGGCTGGGCCTCGAACTACTGGAGCGCGTACGCTCAGGTCTATAAGTACCAGACGCTGCAGGACCCCGATGCGCCCCTGGTGCCGCCGTACGACAAGTTGCCCGAGCTGTACCTGCGCGGCGCGCGCTACGACTGGGGTGGTTTCGACGTGGACTGGACCTCGAGCGCGGTGCGCTTCAGCATGCCGGATTTCGGCTCCGCCAACAGGTATCCGGACGGCGACCGCCTTCAATCCTATCCGACGGTGTCTTATCCGATCGTCCGGCCGGGCTGGTTCATCATTCCCAAAGCGGGTGTCAACTACACCCAATATCAGACCAAATGGTATGGGGTGGATACGCTGGGCCTGAACGGCGGCTCGGCGGACGGCTTGCCGCGCTCGCAGTCGCGCACCGTGCCCATCATGTCGGTGGACGCCGGCCTCATCTTCGAGCGCGACACCACGCTGTTCGGCAAGTCGTCCACGCAGACGCTGGAACCGCGCCTGTACTACCTGCGCGTGCCTTACCGCGACCAGTCCAAGCTGCCCGTGTTCGACACGTCGCTGGCCGACTTCAGCTTTTCGCAGGCCTTCGAGGAAAACATCTACACCGGTGGCTGGGACCGCATCGCGAACGCCAACCAGCTGACGGCGGCGCTGACCACGCGCTGGCTGGACGCCAATACCGGTTTCGAGCGCATGTCGCTGGGCGTGGCGCAACGCCTGTACTTCGAGGACCAGAAGGTCACCTTGCCGAATGAGACGCCGCGTGAAAACGTGCGTTCCGATTTCCTCGTGGGCGCCAGCGCGGCTTTGACCGACTCGCTGAGCACCGACGTGGCCGCGCAGTACAACCCTTACGACAACAACTGGTCGCGCGGGCTCGTCAGTGCGCGCTGGTCGCCGCAGCGCCTGACCACCATCGCTCTGGCCTATCGCTATCAGCGCGATCCCCAGCCGGGCGTGTACTATCAGCCGCAAGGCCAGAATCAGGTCAGCCTGGCGGTGCAATGGCCGTTCAGCAAGCGCTGGTACGGCGTAGGCCGGGTGGACTATTCTTTACGTTCAGGACCGTCCAGCACGGTGGCCAATACGACGGATTCTCCCCGCGTAACGCAGGCCATCGCCGGTCTGGAGTACAAGGGCGATTGCTGCTGGGTGGGCCGCATGGTCTACCAGCGCTACGCCGTGTCGGCTGCGGACACCAATTCCGCACTGTTCTTCCAACTTGAGCTGACCGGCCTGGGTTCCCTGGGAACCGACCCGATGAGCCTGCTGAACAGAAGTATCCCCGGTTACACGCGCATCACTCCGCCCGTGCCTGCCGGGACCACATTTGAAAGGTATGAATGA